Proteins encoded in a region of the Candidatus Methylacidithermus pantelleriae genome:
- a CDS encoding UDP-N-acetylmuramate dehydrogenase, whose product MAPATEGCCQEKRIGADCFPKVEIQENVPLKDWTSLGVGGPARFFVRAKTQEEILEAVRWATKRRLPIFVLGGGTNVLFSDRGFDGLVVHMALRGIRRYSEGEHLIYEVAAGEPWDDFVAQAVEEGAAGVECLSGIPGTAGATPVQNVGAYGQETSQTLLDLEVLDLEKGQTRWMKASECEFGYRRSVFNTVARGRYVILRLRFTLVPGGIPTVAYPEVQHHLRSVGRPLSLREVRKAVLAIRRRKGMLLESPQNSYRSAGSFFKNPCLTQEEFCRLAKLCQKEGLGDPPSFPLATGELKVPAAWLVERAGFCKGHREGRVGISQHHALALINLGDARAADLFELKERIEKAVFDRFGVRLEPEPVLVGW is encoded by the coding sequence ATGGCTCCTGCAACCGAGGGATGTTGCCAGGAGAAACGCATCGGAGCAGATTGCTTTCCCAAGGTGGAAATCCAAGAGAACGTGCCTCTGAAAGATTGGACAAGCCTCGGCGTAGGAGGACCCGCACGGTTTTTTGTGCGAGCCAAGACCCAAGAGGAGATTCTCGAGGCTGTCCGCTGGGCGACCAAACGGCGCCTTCCTATCTTTGTCTTGGGAGGTGGAACCAATGTTCTTTTCTCAGACCGTGGATTTGACGGGCTTGTGGTTCACATGGCTCTGCGCGGAATCCGAAGATATAGCGAGGGGGAGCATTTGATTTACGAGGTTGCTGCGGGGGAGCCATGGGATGATTTTGTCGCACAGGCAGTCGAGGAAGGGGCGGCCGGGGTAGAATGTTTGAGCGGGATTCCTGGAACGGCCGGCGCAACACCCGTTCAAAATGTGGGTGCCTACGGGCAGGAGACTTCTCAGACCCTTTTGGACCTTGAGGTTCTCGATCTAGAGAAGGGCCAAACGCGATGGATGAAGGCGTCAGAGTGCGAATTCGGGTACCGTCGGAGCGTTTTTAACACTGTGGCTAGGGGGCGCTACGTCATCCTCCGGCTCCGGTTTACCTTAGTCCCCGGGGGTATTCCTACTGTTGCGTATCCTGAAGTTCAACACCATCTTCGGTCTGTTGGTCGCCCGTTGAGTCTTCGGGAGGTGCGAAAAGCCGTGCTTGCGATTCGGAGAAGGAAAGGGATGCTTCTTGAAAGTCCACAGAACTCGTATCGCTCCGCTGGCTCTTTTTTTAAAAACCCATGTCTTACTCAGGAAGAATTCTGCAGGCTCGCAAAGCTCTGTCAGAAGGAGGGCCTGGGAGACCCACCCTCCTTCCCTCTAGCGACCGGAGAACTCAAAGTTCCTGCCGCATGGCTTGTCGAAAGGGCGGGTTTTTGCAAGGGGCATAGGGAAGGCCGGGTTGGTATCTCGCAACACCATGCTCTGGCCCTCATCAATCTCGGCGATGCTCGGGCAGCGGACCTTTTTGAGCTCAAGGAAAGGATTGAGAAAGCTGTTTTTGATCGATTCGGGGTTCGGTTGGAACCAGAGCCGGTTCTGGTGGGTTGGTAG